In Crassostrea angulata isolate pt1a10 chromosome 6, ASM2561291v2, whole genome shotgun sequence, a genomic segment contains:
- the LOC128189338 gene encoding uncharacterized protein LOC128189338, whose protein sequence is MTDTFEEHGDKPNGVKPIYRLKCVVVGDLGVGKTTLVRSFAEGPRTRSIAAEPKSMWQKEIKMASYIVSLSIWDTAGQERYRSLTGSYYRGAHCCIVVFDVNCLDSFQNVKEWFQNIDENSTNPEEIIKILVGTKREPSSRAVSLERAESLADHLGVSYKEVNFGSQNNIRELFESLADLTVLVYKENNFHSNIPVELPQYQQKKTYCSCG, encoded by the exons ATGACTGACACATTTGAAGAACATGGTGACAAACCTAATGGTGTCAAACCAATATACAGGCTTAAATGTGTCGTAGTTGGGGACCTAGGAGTTGGGAAAACAACGCTAGTAAGGTCATTTGCCGAAGGCCCCCGGACCAGAAGTATTGCTGCTGAACCCAAGAGCATGTGgcaaaaggaaattaaaatggcATCTTATATCGTCAGCTTATCCATATGGGACACTGCAG GTCAGGAGAGGTATAGGAGCCTGACTGGATCGTACTACAGAGGGGCTCATTGCTGCATCGTTGTTTTCGATGTCAACTGTTTAGACTCTTTCCAAAATGTAAAGGAATG GTTTCAGAATATAGATGAAAATTCCACAAATCCAGAAGAGATAATAAAAATCCTTGTTGGAACAAAACGAGAGCCATCATCAAGAGCAGTCAGCCTTGAAAGGGCGGAAAGCTTGGCTGACCATCTAGGGGTTTCGTACAAAGAGGTCAACTTTGGAAGCCAGAATAATATCCGAGAACTTTTCGAATCGCTGGCGGACCTGACTGTTCTTGtttacaaagaaaacaattttcattCAAACATTCCGGTGGAATTGCCTCaatatcaacagaaaaaaacttACTGTTCCTGTGGATAG